From the Actinomycetota bacterium genome, the window CCCCGTCCGTTCGTCTCCTGCTGGGAGACAAGCGGGTGACCGCGGAGGTCGCCTGCAACACGGCTCAACGGTCCAAGGGGCTGATGTCCAGGACCTCGCTGCCGGAGTCGCAGGGGATGCTGTTCCTGCTCGAACGCCCCGGCACGGGCGGCTTCTGGATGAAGAACACGCTGATCCCGCTGTCCATCGCCTACATGCGACGCAGCGGCAGGGATTTCGAGATCGTTTCGATTCTGGACATGGAGCCGTGCCGGGCGGACCCGTGCAAGAGCTACCCCCCGGACGTCGAATACGACTCCGCTCTCGAGATGAACTCGGGCTGGTTCCGGGGAGCTTCAGTGGCCGTGGGGGCCAAAGTCCGAGCCGAGGGGCCGCTGCCGGACCCCCAGTAGCGTCCGCGGGCCCGTCCTCGCCTTGCGGTTGTCCGCTTCCACGCGATCGTTGCTGGAGGCCTCCTTGTGAACCGCGCTCCTGCTCTGCTACAAGGAGGCGGGGCCGTGTGCCCCTGCCTTGGTCAAGGCAGCCGGACGGTCGTCCGGCATGTGGGGTTTTCGGGGCAAGAGCACCCCGCCTAGCTGCTCGGAAAGGGGCCAGACGGACCGACATCGCCAGGAGTGCCCGGGTGTTTTCCGCACACCGGGAACGTGAGTGAGGCATCACGGAACAAGAAGGGAACGAATGAGACGCAAGACGCTGGCCGAATGGCTGGTGGTCGGCGTCCTGGCGGGTCTCGCACTGCTCGCTGGAGGTGCCAAAGCGTCGGCTGCCAAGCCGGCGCCCTCCTCGGCAGGCGGGGCAAAGCAGGTTGAGAACGCCACACCCGAAGTGGCCCCGAAGACCCATTCGGGTCACGTCGCGCCGTCGGATCACGACGACGACGACGCAGAAGAGGAGGTCACTGCGGGAATCGTGCACAAAGGTGACAACGAAGCCGAGGTGGACCAGTCCCTCAAGGGGGGCAGCGGGGACGCGTCGGCTGGGAGCCAGGTCACGGGGATCGTCTCGGGTTCGGGGGGCGCGTCAGTTCGCGCATCAAACCGATCCGAGGACTCCGAAGCCAAGTCCGGAGACGTTCGTCTTTCAAACCACGTCGGCACCGTAGCTGTGGGGCCGAGGCTGGATTCGATCGACGTCCCGGACCCCGGCGTGGGGGAACTTCGTGCGGGCATCGTGCACGACGGAGACAACGAGCTGGACCTGACCCAGGTGCAGCAGGGCGACTCGGGTGACGCGGTCGCAGGATCCCAGATCACTGGGATCGTGGCGTCCGACGGCGACGTTTTCGTGGATCTGAACAACCACAGCGAAGACGACGAGTCGGTGACGGGGTCCGTAGACGCGGACAACGACATCGAGTCCATCCAGGCCGGCCCTGAGAGCAGCGAGTCCGAGCTGGAGGGTCCGCGGGGACCGCGGGGTCCGACTGGGCCCCCCGGAGCTGCGGAATCCGGGTCG encodes:
- a CDS encoding DUF192 domain-containing protein, with the translated sequence MRGIVALLLVAATAGCADSSPVREVSGTAAPSPNATSSRTATPVPSPWPCPETDPPSVRLLLGDKRVTAEVACNTAQRSKGLMSRTSLPESQGMLFLLERPGTGGFWMKNTLIPLSIAYMRRSGRDFEIVSILDMEPCRADPCKSYPPDVEYDSALEMNSGWFRGASVAVGAKVRAEGPLPDPQ